The Amaranthus tricolor cultivar Red isolate AtriRed21 chromosome 6, ASM2621246v1, whole genome shotgun sequence genome has a segment encoding these proteins:
- the LOC130814473 gene encoding uncharacterized protein LOC130814473 has translation MADDYSLDLEELRHLRTIAKRPRIVSLISSEIHNLEKLVKGKALDTSQHPTPIPIVTNVPTTPALVYSTLPSFSWDQDGDKVKIYLSLEGVQEENVEKNINSMSIELKFHNVKGKNYKFAIPKLNKEIVPEQSKVLVKPTRVVITLVKASKGNWLDLHYKEDKFKPNLDKEKDPMAGIMDLMKNMYEEGDEDMKRTIAKAWSDARSGKTADPLKDYK, from the exons ATGGCGGATGATTATTCACTTGACTTGGAGGAGCTTCGCCATCTGCGAACCATTGCTAAAAGGCCTCGTATTGTTTCTCTCATTTCCTCTGAAATTCACAACTTGGAAAAG TTGGTAAAAGGAAAAGCGCTAGATACTTCCCAACATCCTACTCCGATCCCTATTGTGACAAATGTTCCTACTACTCCAGCTTTGGTATATTCAACTCTTCCATCCTTCAGCTGGGATCAAGACGGTGATAAAGTGAAG ATATATCTGTCTCTAGAAGGAGTGCAAGAAGAAAATGTGGAGAAAAACATAAATTCAATGTCGATTGAGCTCAAGTTCCATAATGTAAAGGgcaaaaattataagtttgctATACCAAAATTGAACAAAGAGATTGTGCCAGAGCAATCCAAAGTTCTAGTCAAGCCTACTAGGGTCGTCATCACTTTAGTGAAAGCCTCTAAAGGGAATTGGCTGGATTTACATTACAAAGAGGACAAG TTCAAGCCAAATTTAGACAAGGAAAAGGATCCTATGGCTGGTATTATGGATCTTATGAAg AATATGTATGAGGAAGGAGATGAAGATATGAAGAGAACGATTGCTAAAGCTTGGTCTGATGCAAGATCTGGGAAGACTGCTGATCCTCTGAAAGACTATAAGTGA